The stretch of DNA gctcgccGTGTGAGTCGTACGTTGTTGGAACGGCGAGTGCACATGGACGCGATGCTCGCTTGTGTGGTGCCGCCATGGTGGAGGCTCTTCCCCTCATGTCGCGCATGATGCAGAATGCTGAATCTTGCATCACTGGTGTCCAGAAATAGTGAAGCCGAGAGACGCGATGAGTAAACGatgtaagtatttatatatatatatatatcaactttataaattttataaaaagcataatttctctctctctctctcgttatTTCTCTCGTTCTGTCTgtcatgtaaaaattaaaatatttttttttattgcagcacGAAGCGAAGGCAACTTGCCGTCAGGACGAAGGGGGACGGTGCCGACGGCACCGTCAACATCGGACACGAGGACCCCGGCGACGGTACCGGTGGTACCATCAACATCGGACACGAGGACCCCGGCGACAGTGCCGGCGGTACCATCAACATCGGACACGAGGACCCCGGCGACGGTACCGGTGGTACCATCAACATCGGACACGAGGACCCCGGCGACAGTGCCGGCGGCACCGTCAACATCGGACACGAGGACCCCGACGACGATACCGGTGGTACCGTCAACATCGGACACGAGGACCCCGGCGACAGTGCCGGCGGCACCGTCAACATCGGACACGTGGACCCCGACGACGATACCGGTGGTACCGTCAACATCGAACACGAGGACTGCGGCGACGTCGCCGTTAGCAGACAGGGCGAATATCCAGACAGGAAGAATAGGCCAAGATGTAAGAAAGGTTAGTTCTTTATGGtatttatagtattatatatttttctcataaagaaaaaattaaagacaaaTGAGCCaagttattattacatatattagagctttttttgataaaatgataaacagaaacgtttctgcctataTTTTCCTCtgtataaatagtaaaataaattaaacttacattattataaaaaataaaattatgtcgtTTGCATCCTCTATCtgcaatggaaaataatttgacaAGCTTGATAAAAAGTTATGTCCAAGttattgtatttcttattGATGATAATCATTGGAAAAATTAGATCGTCGAtactatagaataataaaataaaatatagaaataccaaaattataatatataaaaagaaattattatattataattgtaattttttattgtaattacaattataatataataattgctttttatatattataattttggtatttctatattttattttattattctatagtaTCGACGATCTAATTTTTCCAATGATTATCATCaataagaaatacaataaCTTGGACATAACTTTTTATCAAGCTtgtcaaattattttccattgcaGATAGAGGATGCAAacgacataattttattttttataataatgtaagtttaatttattttactatttatacaGAGGAAAAtataggcagaaacgtttctatttatcattttataaaaaaaaatctgtaatatatgtaataataaccaATTCGACTcgtttgctttttattttctttatgtgaTTTGTATCAGAGCTTTATACAGaagttttgttttatatatttttctttttttatccaaatctCTTCTGTCTTCTGTTTTTGAATAGTTACAtacatgtgtgtatgtgtatctGTGTAAAAgtactaatatttatattatttttcagaatattaatGATGCGGTGCGTCAAGCAATCaatcaacaaagaaaaaaGCAGAGGAAGTATGCCAATTTTAAACGGCACACCGCACCAGGGTACGGGCTCCAACTGGCACCATCCGGATACATGCCCGCGCCTGCATCTTCTGGATATGTGTCCGTGCTATCGGCACCTCCTGGATATATGCCCGCGCCGCCTGCACCTTCTGGATATGTGTCCGTGCCATCGGCACCTCCTGGTTATATGCCCGCGCCGCCTGCACCTTCTGGATATGCGTCCGTGCCATCGGCACCTCCTGGATATATGCCCGCGCCGCCTGCACCTTCTGGATATGCGTCTGTGCCATCGGCACCTCCTGGATATATGCCCGCGCCGCCTGCAGCTTCTGGATATGCGTCTGTGCCATCGGCACCTCCTGGATATATGCCCGCGCCGCCTGCAGCTTCTGGATATGCGTCTGTGCCATCGGCACCTCCTGGATATATGCCCGCGCCGCCTGCAGCTTCTGGATATGCGTCTGTGCCATCGGCACCTCCTGGATATATGCCCGCGCCGCCTGCAGCTTCTGGATATGCGTCTGTGCCATCGGCACCTCCTGGATATATGCCCGCGCCGCCTGCAGCTTCTGGATATGCGTCTGTGCCATCGGCACCATCCGGATACATGCCCGCGCCACCGACACTATCCGGTTATATGCCTGCGCCGCCGGCATCATTTGGATTTGTACCCGCGCCGTCCGGgggatattattattaaaaactgtcTCAAACTTGTCATttcgtattatataattttatgtatttcataaaattttataaaaaaataaaaaataaaataattttatatatttatgttaaatttcttTCCTTCCCATTcctcttattattaattaattttatttttttaaattaattttatttttttttattttttttataatatacttatatctGTGTTTTTCTAATCGCTTGTTTATTGCATATCGCTCTGTACATCAGTGCTTCATGTTCCACTCATATATCTGCCACATGTTTACTcgcgcttctctctctctctctctccttctctctttctccttccccCCTTCTCCctgctaatttataattataatctttcatttgtatcattatcttttttcattcgtgtgacttttattttaatttttatattcttttatttttatggttctcatctttctatataataaatttatttatgcattttattttgcagtatacatgaaatatactacaaaataaaatgcaataaaatatgctataaaattaaaaatgcataaattattgttatttaggCAGATgagaactataaaaataaaaaccatataaatgataaaaaaataatgatacaaatgaaagaatataataatcaacttGCAGAGggagaggggagagagagagagagagagagagagagagagagagagagagagagagagagagagaaccgtAAGTAAAAATGTAAGCAGATATGTGAGAAAAGCATGAAGTCGATGCAATTAGCGATATGTTGTAAGCGAGCACTTAGAAAGAGACAGAATAAATGTacgatagaaagagaaaagaacgAGTTTAATAGTATTAGTgcgtacacatatatattactcTCTCACGCAAGGATGAAATAACAAGGATAGTATTGTCTGTTCTTATCGAGTAAACAGGCAAGTTTTAGCTCCATCTGTTCTAATATTAGCCAACTAATTTATTGCTCTGTTTTACTCTCGTACCTCAAtctcgcacacacacatatgcataaatttttacagacactaatcttttttattaggCTTCCaaacttacttttaaaaattcacagaTATTCTTTCATATTAGACCGAAAACGGACGCTATGTCTTTCGCACAGAAAAACTGCagaattttaaagttaaacaaATATTGACGCCACGTGCAGATAACAAaactgtaatttaaaatttttttctgttttttactaaatattatagcaTCCGTTCTTCGTTATTATAAGTACTTGAATTGTGGAGAAGGATTTTTCAATCTGTATagctaaaaaaaagattagtgtttgtaaaaataatgtcggTAAAGAAGAACTGTAGGATCCCCTTAAATAGTTCCGACTCAAACTGCCGTCCCTGGTCCGTGGTGATTCGTGCCGGCGCTCCGAAACGCGCAATCCAGTTTTCGAATAAGAGGCGAGCCATCGTTTCTGCGGTGATGTCGGACATCGGGTATGCCTCTGGCCATCGTGTGAACCTGTCAATGATTGTGAGGCAGTATTTCTTCCCTCGAGATGGAGGTAAAGGTCCGACGATGTCCATATGTATATGCTGGAACCTGCTGGTAGGCCCCAAGTAATTTCCTGTTGGTGAAACGGTGTGTCGGTGGACCTTTGATTTCTGGCAGGGAATGCAAGCCTGCGCCCATCTGCGGCAATCCTTCTTTATTCCGGTCCACACGAAGCGCTGCGTGATTAGTTTGACGGTGGTTTTTATCCCGGTGTGCGCGAGTCCGTGCAAATGCTTAAAGATTTGCTTTCGGAATTGTTGCGTGACGTATGGTCGTGGGATGCCCGTCGATGTATCACACATCAGTTTGATATCCGTGCCGGGAATTACGGTTTCTTTAAGCTGCAACTTCGTATTCCCATGGAGTAATGCCTGTATTTCGGCGTCATCTTTTTGAGATTTTGCGAGCTCTGCAAAGTTTACTGCTTGCTGGACAGCCTGCGTCCTCGATAGTGTGTCTGCTACGATGTTATCCTTTCCCGCCACGTGTCTGATGTCGGTTGAATACTGCCCGATCAGCTCCAAGTGCCGTGTCTGCCGCGGTGAGCTCTGCAAAGGATCTTTTCGAAATGCATACACGAGCGGTTTGTGATCCGTGTAAATGATGAACTCCCTTCCTTCTAACCAGTGCCGGAAATGTTTAATTGCTGCGTATATCGCCAAGAGCTCTCGGTCGTACGGACTGTACTTTTGCTGTGCGGTGGTCAGCTTTTTGCTGAGGAACGCCACCGGTTGCTGTCCGAGTTTTCCATGTTGGTGGATTACTGCTCCGATTGCGAAATCTGAGGCGTCGGTTGTTAAGGAGAGTTCTGCTTTCGGGTCCGGATGTGCCAAGAGCGTTGCCCGTGCAAGGCTTTCTCTGCACGTTTCAAACGCTGCCTCTCGTTCTGCGCTCcattcgattggtgttttccCGGGTCTGTTCCCTTTTAGCGCGTCATTCAAAATTGCTTGGTCTATGGCCGCCCCTGGAATGAATCTCCTGTAAAAATTTAAGGTTCCGAGAAACTGCCGCAGCTGCTTGACGGTGATCGGTTTTGGAAATTTCCGAATGGCCTCGACTTTTTCCGGTAGTGGTTGCGTCCCTTCTGCTGAGACTTGGTAGCCCAAAAATGCTACGGTTTCTTTTCCGAACACGCATTTTGCTGGGTTTAGTTGAATTCCGTACTTGCTGAGTCTCTGGAACAAAGCTGTTAAATGTGCTTTATGTTCGTCTACGTTGTGAGATGCTACCAGGATGTCGTCAATGTAGGCGTAGCAGAAATCGAGTCCGCGTATCACCTCATTTATGAATCTCTGGAACGTTTGCGCTGCGTTTCTCAAACCGAAAGGCATTTTGAGAAATTCGAACAGACCGAACGGTGTGGTGATTGCCGTTTTTGGCACGTCTTCAGCGTTTACTGGAATCTGGTTGTAAGCTCTAACCAGATCCAGtgtagagaaaattgttttcccgTGAAGAGCCTGTGTAAAATCCTCGATATGCGGAATCGGGTATCTGTCCGGCACCGTTCGGTTGTTGAGCTTCCTGTAGTCGCCGCATGGTCGCCACGTGCCACCTTTCTTCGGTGCCATATGCAATGGTGAGGCCCATGCGCTCTTGGACGGCGCGATTACTCCTTCTTGCAGTAACAGATCGAATTGCTGCTTCGCTTCTTTTAGTTTCTCCGGCGCCAGTCTCCTCGGCCTGCATGCTTCCTGTGGTCCCGGTGTTGTTTCGATGTAATGCATTGTTGAGTGCGGCGCGGATTCCGTCTTTCCGGTTGGTCTAGTGAGCTGTGGAAATTCGGCCAATAAGGCGTGAAA from Linepithema humile isolate Giens D197 chromosome 2, Lhum_UNIL_v1.0, whole genome shotgun sequence encodes:
- the LOC136997855 gene encoding nascent polypeptide-associated complex subunit alpha, muscle-specific form-like, giving the protein MRDMRGRAPTKQASIASVCARRVSRTLLERRVHMDAMLACVVPPCIYIYIYINFINFIKSIISLSLSRYFSRSVCHVKIKIFFFIAARSEGNLPSGRRGTVPTAPSTSDTRTPATVPVVPSTSDTRTPATVPAVPSTSDTRTPATVPVVPSTSDTRTPATVPAAPSTSDTRTPTTIPVVPSTSDTRTPATVPAAPSTSDTWTPTTIPVVPSTSNTRTAATSPLADRANIQTGRIGQDVRKNINDAVRQAINQQRKKQRKYANFKRHTAPGYGLQLAPSGYMPAPASSGYVSVLSAPPGYMPAPPAPSGYVSVPSAPPGYMPAPPAPSGYASVPSAPPGYMPAPPAPSGYASVPSAPPGYMPAPPAASGYASVPSAPPGYMPAPPAASGYASVPSAPPGYMPAPPAASGYASVPSAPPGYMPAPPAASGYASVPSAPPGYMPAPPAASGYASVPSAPSGYMPAPPTLSGYMPAPPASFGFVPAPSGGYYY